The proteins below are encoded in one region of Ricinus communis isolate WT05 ecotype wild-type chromosome 6, ASM1957865v1, whole genome shotgun sequence:
- the LOC8278012 gene encoding monocopper oxidase-like protein SKU5 isoform X2, whose translation MSFSGKYPPQQLVVLAAVTLLLFATAVNGADIFYEWRVALDTTIKPVSADQPVITINGMFPGPLINGTTNDNININVFNDMDEPLLFTWNGIQQRLNSWQDGVSGTNCPILPGKNWTYQFQLKDQIGSFFYFPSLNFQKAGGGFGPIRVNNRIVINVPFAKPEAEYDLLIGDWYQKSYKDVRSMIKNNSTYNDPPYKMLMNGKGSYKDPSVKSYESFTVTQGKTYRFRISNVGNVWSFNFRIQNHKMLLVETEGSYTTQITLDSLDVHVGQSYSVLVTADQNAADYYIVATPKMVNENEINNFAAVGVLHYDNSTVNATGPLPSGPDPFNVQFSIDQSKSIRWNLTTGAARPNPQGTFNVTNVTLSQTFILQGTKAEIGSESFHTVNDISYITQDTPLKLADYEGNWSDVFQLDQFSTNSTNGGPKHGVFVASGNHKGWIELVFKNNLDVMDAWHLDGFGFYVVGFGDRDWTPKSRATYNLYDPVVRSTVQVYPKGWTAVYAYLDNPGMWNLRSQNLDNWYLGQELYLRVYDADPNPAKERPPPDNLLVCGKFNILAPPPSPGGPASPGAPASPAAPRPPSTSHASSGQIAWVQSSIFIVAMLCVGLL comes from the exons ATGTCATTTTCTGGTAAGTACCCACCACAGCAATTGGTGGTGCTCGCGGCGGTGACCCTTTTACTCTTTGCCACTGCTGTTAATGGTGCTGATATTTTCTATGAGTGGAGAGTTGCACTTGACACAACTATTAAACCAGTGTCAGCAGATCAACCG GTTATTACCATCAATGGGATGTTCCCAGGACCCCTTATCAATGGCACCACAAATGacaatattaatatcaatGTGTTTAATGATATGGATGAGCCTCTTTTGTTTACCTG GAATGGGATACAGCAAAGGCTAAACTCATGGCAGGATGGAGTTTCAGGTACAAATTGTCCAATCTTGCCAGGTAAAAACTGGACTTATCAGTTCCAGCTCAAGGACCAAATCGGCAGCTTCTTCTACTTCCCTTCTCTTAATTTCCAAAAAGCTGGAGGAGGGTTCGGTCCAATTCGAGTTAATAATCGCATAGTCATTAATGTTCCCTTTGCCAAACCTGAGGCTGAGTATGATCTCCTCATTGGCGATTGGTATCAGAAAAGTTACAAG GATGTCAGGTCTATGATTAAGAACAACTCTACCTATAATGATCCCCCTTATAAGATGCTAATGAATGGCAAAGGCTCATATAAAGACCCATCAGTCAAATCCTATGAATCATTCACAGTCACACAGG GAAAGACGTACAGGTTTAGGATATCCAATGTAGGGAATGTATGGAGTTTCAATTTCAGGatacaaaatcataaaatgTTGCTAGTTGAAACTGAAGGATCATACACTACCCAAATAACATTGGATTCTCTGGACGTACATGTTGGGCAATCATACTCAGTTCTTGTCACAGCAGACCAAAATGCAGCAGACTATTATATTGTGGCAACTCCTAAGATGGTTAATGAGAACGAAATCAACAATTTTGCAGCTGTGGGAGTACTGCACTATGATAATTCTACTGTAAACGCTACTGGACCTCTCCCAAGTGGACCTGATCCATTTAATGTCCAATTCTCCATTGATCAATCCAAGTCCATCAG GTGGAACTTGACTACAGGAGCTGCTAGACCTAACCCACAAGGAACTTTTAATGTAACCAATGTGACATTATCACAAACTTTTATCCTACAAGGAACAAAAGCTGAGATTGGCAGTGAATCATTTCACACAGTCAATGATATCTCTTACATCACACAGGATACTCCATTAAAGCTAGCTGATTACGAAGGAAATTGGTCTGACGTTTTTCAACTTGACCAATTTTCTACAAATTCCACTAATGGTGGCCCTAAACATGGTGTCTTTGTTGCGAGTGGGAACCATAAAGGGTGGATAGAACTTGTGTTCAAGAATAACTTGGATGTTATGGATGCTTGGCACTTGGATGGGTTTGGTTTCTACGTTGTTGG ATTTGGAGATAGAGATTGGACTCCTAAATCTCGCGCTACTTATAATCTTTATGATCCTGTAGTTCGATCTACAGTTCAG GTGTATCCTAAAGGATGGACTGCTGTTTATGCATATCTTGACAACCCTGGAATGTGGAACTTGAGATCTCAGAATTTGGACAATTGGTATTTAGGACAAGAGCTTTATTTGAGGGTTTATGATGCTGACCCCAATCCTGCCAAAGAGAGACCACCACCAGATAACCTTCTTGTGTGTG GAAAATTCAACATTTTAGCTCCTCCCCCTTCACCTGGTGGCCCTGCTTCCCCTGGTGCCCCAGCTTCCCCTGCTGCCCCACGGCCTCCATCCACTTCTCATGCATCATCTGGACAAATAGCATG GGTTCAAAGCAGTATCTTCATTGTCGCAATGCTATGTGTTGGCCTACTATAG
- the LOC8278010 gene encoding bidirectional sugar transporter SWEET4, which produces MVSASAEFAHAVVGSIGNVISLILYLSPMPTFCHIYNQKDVEEFQCYPYVAAVMNCLLLIFQGLPMVAPSANSPFIFIINGLGLAVELLYLHIFRYYEKKHKGFSRVVLFLAAEVILLAIIVTAALLGFHTHSNRNLFVGIFCAVSNVVMYGSPLAIMKKVVLTRSVEYMPHDLSLASFFNGVFWTVYAVIIFDPLTLASNGLGALLSLAQLLLYAYYSNPKRTAAVMPVQLEPVI; this is translated from the coding sequence ATGGTCAGTGCTAGCGCTGAATTTGCTCATGCTGTTGTTGGCAGCATTGGTAACGTAATCTCTCTCATCCTTTACCTCTCGCCAATGCCAACATTCTGTCACATATACAACCAGAAGGATGTTGAAGAATTTCAGTGTTATCCTTACGTAGCAGCCGTCATGAATTGTCTGCTGCTGATCTTTCAGGGCCTGCCTATGGTTGCACCAAGCGCGAATAGCCCTTTTATCTTCATCATCAATGGCCTTGGCCTGGCGGTAGAGTTACTCTATTTACACATATTCCGCTACTACGAGAAAAAGCACAAGGGGTTTTCACGAGTGGTCTTGTTTCTTGCCGCTGAAGTAATTCTCCTGGCGATCATTGTCACCGCCGCCTTGCTAGGTTTCCATACACACTCTAACAGGAATCTCTTTGTGGGTATTTTCTGTGCGGTTTCCAACGTTGTGATGTACGGTTCGCCGCTTGCTATCATGAAGAAAGTTGTTCTTACGAGGAGTGTGGAATACATGCCACACGATCTTTCACTTGCTAGCTTCTTTAATGGCGTCTTCTGGACTGTTTATGCTGTCATCATATTTGATCCTCTTACGTTGGCTAGCAATGGCCTTGGCGCACTCTTGAGCCTAGCGCAGCTCCTGCTCTACGCTTACTACTCCAATCCTAAACGTACTGCTGCAGTGATGCCGGTCCAACTCGAACCTGTAATCTGA
- the LOC8278008 gene encoding zinc finger protein ZAT5 — translation MEAPPEEVSNTHTIDNNTNTATAVAANTNPVLKGKRTKRQRVQSPIPFALTANSSSGDGDGDIGEGDDCANNNNNNNIAGKNPANRSPTTSLEDQESTTEEEEDMANCLILLAQGHFKDSQKQDDNHAAGFYSPIVTATTHNNNNNNSKFNSRRYLETGSPGCKAGYYVYECKTCNRTFPSFQALGGHRASHKKPKGMNHINDENYSKKQLAISSDEEDGHYRDISSLSLQLSNNNNNNIITNNSNTNRGIYNSNQNKAKIHECSICGAEFNSGQALGGHMRRHRGPMGTTTAMTNASSTTLSLTPMARIESEEPKTARNLLSLDLDLNLPAPDDEKLPFASKQHQHQHQQEQKPKPPLVFSSPALVDCHY, via the coding sequence ATGGAAGCTCCTCCAGAGGAAGTCAGCAACACTCACACCATCGATAACAATACCAACACCGCCACCGCCGTCGCCGCCAATACTAACCCAGTTCTGAAAGGCAAGAGAACCAAGCGCCAAAGGGTACAGTCGCCAATCCCTTTTGCTTTAACTGCTAATTCATCAAGCGGAGATGGAGATGGAGATATTGGAGAAGGAGATGATTgtgctaataataataataacaacaatatCGCTGGAAAGAACCCGGCAAACAGGTCACCAACTACTTCCCTGGAAGATCAAGAAAGTACaaccgaagaagaagaagacatgGCCAATTGCCTTATCCTTCTTGCTCAGGGTCATTTTAAAGATTCACAGAAACAAGATGACAATCATGCAGCTGGATTTTACAGTCCCATCGTCACAGCAACCACCCATAACAACAATAACAACAACAGCAAATTCAATAGCAGAAGATACTTGGAAACAGGCTCCCCAGGTTGCAAGGCTGGATACTATGTTTATGAGTGCAAGACTTGTAATCGGACATTCCCATCATTTCAAGCACTTGGGGGTCACAGAGCTAGTCACAAGAAGCCTAAAGGAATGAACCATATTAATGATGAGAATTACAGTAAGAAGCAGCTTGCTATATCATCTGATGAAGAAGACGGACATTATAGAGAtatctcttctctttctcttcaaTTGAgtaacaacaacaacaacaatatcATTACTAATAACAGTAATACTAATAGAGGTATTTATAACAGCAACCAAAACAAGGCCAAGATTCATGAATGTTCAATTTGTGGAGCTGAGTTCAATTCGGGGCAAGCTTTAGGTGGGCATATGAGGCGGCACCGGGGGCCTATGGGGACTACTACTGCGATGACTAATGCTAGTAGCACAACCTTGTCATTAACACCAATGGCTAGAATAGAATCTGAGGAGCCCAAGACCGCAAGAAACCTACTTTCTTTGGATTTGGATCTTAATCTTCCTGCACCAGACGATGAAAAGCTGCCCTTTGCTTCCAAGCAACACCAACACCAACACCAACAAGAACAGAAACCTAAGCCACCTCTAGTCTTCTCTAGCCCGGCTTTGGTGGATTGTCATTACTAA
- the LOC8278012 gene encoding monocopper oxidase-like protein SKU5 isoform X1, giving the protein MFIGIGKCIARAICPISFLLLLSLCLSSRVINQRLLVEMSFSGKYPPQQLVVLAAVTLLLFATAVNGADIFYEWRVALDTTIKPVSADQPVITINGMFPGPLINGTTNDNININVFNDMDEPLLFTWNGIQQRLNSWQDGVSGTNCPILPGKNWTYQFQLKDQIGSFFYFPSLNFQKAGGGFGPIRVNNRIVINVPFAKPEAEYDLLIGDWYQKSYKDVRSMIKNNSTYNDPPYKMLMNGKGSYKDPSVKSYESFTVTQGKTYRFRISNVGNVWSFNFRIQNHKMLLVETEGSYTTQITLDSLDVHVGQSYSVLVTADQNAADYYIVATPKMVNENEINNFAAVGVLHYDNSTVNATGPLPSGPDPFNVQFSIDQSKSIRWNLTTGAARPNPQGTFNVTNVTLSQTFILQGTKAEIGSESFHTVNDISYITQDTPLKLADYEGNWSDVFQLDQFSTNSTNGGPKHGVFVASGNHKGWIELVFKNNLDVMDAWHLDGFGFYVVGFGDRDWTPKSRATYNLYDPVVRSTVQVYPKGWTAVYAYLDNPGMWNLRSQNLDNWYLGQELYLRVYDADPNPAKERPPPDNLLVCGKFNILAPPPSPGGPASPGAPASPAAPRPPSTSHASSGQIAWVQSSIFIVAMLCVGLL; this is encoded by the exons ATGTTCATAGGCATAGGCAAGTGCATAGCTAGAGCAATATGTCCCATCAGCTTCCTCCTTCTGCTGTCTCTCTGTCTCTCAAGCAGG GTCATTAACCAACGCCTCCTCGTTGAAATGTCATTTTCTGGTAAGTACCCACCACAGCAATTGGTGGTGCTCGCGGCGGTGACCCTTTTACTCTTTGCCACTGCTGTTAATGGTGCTGATATTTTCTATGAGTGGAGAGTTGCACTTGACACAACTATTAAACCAGTGTCAGCAGATCAACCG GTTATTACCATCAATGGGATGTTCCCAGGACCCCTTATCAATGGCACCACAAATGacaatattaatatcaatGTGTTTAATGATATGGATGAGCCTCTTTTGTTTACCTG GAATGGGATACAGCAAAGGCTAAACTCATGGCAGGATGGAGTTTCAGGTACAAATTGTCCAATCTTGCCAGGTAAAAACTGGACTTATCAGTTCCAGCTCAAGGACCAAATCGGCAGCTTCTTCTACTTCCCTTCTCTTAATTTCCAAAAAGCTGGAGGAGGGTTCGGTCCAATTCGAGTTAATAATCGCATAGTCATTAATGTTCCCTTTGCCAAACCTGAGGCTGAGTATGATCTCCTCATTGGCGATTGGTATCAGAAAAGTTACAAG GATGTCAGGTCTATGATTAAGAACAACTCTACCTATAATGATCCCCCTTATAAGATGCTAATGAATGGCAAAGGCTCATATAAAGACCCATCAGTCAAATCCTATGAATCATTCACAGTCACACAGG GAAAGACGTACAGGTTTAGGATATCCAATGTAGGGAATGTATGGAGTTTCAATTTCAGGatacaaaatcataaaatgTTGCTAGTTGAAACTGAAGGATCATACACTACCCAAATAACATTGGATTCTCTGGACGTACATGTTGGGCAATCATACTCAGTTCTTGTCACAGCAGACCAAAATGCAGCAGACTATTATATTGTGGCAACTCCTAAGATGGTTAATGAGAACGAAATCAACAATTTTGCAGCTGTGGGAGTACTGCACTATGATAATTCTACTGTAAACGCTACTGGACCTCTCCCAAGTGGACCTGATCCATTTAATGTCCAATTCTCCATTGATCAATCCAAGTCCATCAG GTGGAACTTGACTACAGGAGCTGCTAGACCTAACCCACAAGGAACTTTTAATGTAACCAATGTGACATTATCACAAACTTTTATCCTACAAGGAACAAAAGCTGAGATTGGCAGTGAATCATTTCACACAGTCAATGATATCTCTTACATCACACAGGATACTCCATTAAAGCTAGCTGATTACGAAGGAAATTGGTCTGACGTTTTTCAACTTGACCAATTTTCTACAAATTCCACTAATGGTGGCCCTAAACATGGTGTCTTTGTTGCGAGTGGGAACCATAAAGGGTGGATAGAACTTGTGTTCAAGAATAACTTGGATGTTATGGATGCTTGGCACTTGGATGGGTTTGGTTTCTACGTTGTTGG ATTTGGAGATAGAGATTGGACTCCTAAATCTCGCGCTACTTATAATCTTTATGATCCTGTAGTTCGATCTACAGTTCAG GTGTATCCTAAAGGATGGACTGCTGTTTATGCATATCTTGACAACCCTGGAATGTGGAACTTGAGATCTCAGAATTTGGACAATTGGTATTTAGGACAAGAGCTTTATTTGAGGGTTTATGATGCTGACCCCAATCCTGCCAAAGAGAGACCACCACCAGATAACCTTCTTGTGTGTG GAAAATTCAACATTTTAGCTCCTCCCCCTTCACCTGGTGGCCCTGCTTCCCCTGGTGCCCCAGCTTCCCCTGCTGCCCCACGGCCTCCATCCACTTCTCATGCATCATCTGGACAAATAGCATG GGTTCAAAGCAGTATCTTCATTGTCGCAATGCTATGTGTTGGCCTACTATAG
- the LOC8278011 gene encoding ras-related protein RABC2a, producing the protein MMKGSSSSKVGNNSYDYSFKILLIGDSGVGKSSILLSFISNSVHDLSPTIGVDFKIKMLSAGGKRLKLTIWDTAGQERFGTLISSYYRGAHGIILVYDVTRRETFTNLSDTWAKEVELYSTNKECIKVLVGNKVDRDSERAVSKEEGMALAEEHKCSFLECSAKTRENVLQCFKELSLKILEVPSLLENGSAAVKQHVLKQKQEYKALHGGGCCS; encoded by the exons ATGATGAagggttcttcttcttctaaagTAGGGAACAATAGTTACGATTactctttcaaaattttattgattgggGATTCTGGTGTTGGTAAGAGTAGTATCCTTCTAAGTTTCATTTCTAACTCTGTTCATGACCTCTCCCCTACTATTG GTGTGGATTTCAAGATCAAGATGCTCAGTGCTGGTGGGAAAAGGTTGAAGCTCACAATTTGGGACACAG CTGGGCAGGAAAGATTTGGAACACTAATAAGCTCTTACTACAGGGGGGCACATGGAATTATCCTTG TTTATGATGTGACTCGCCGAGAAACCTTCACAAACTTGTCAGATACATGGGCAAAGGAAGTTGAGCTCTACTCTACTAATAAAGAATGTATCAAAGTCCTCGTTGGAAATAAAGTTGATAGG GATAGTGAAAGAGCTGTAAGTAAAGAGGAGGGGATGGCTCTTGCAGAGGAACACAAATGTTCATTTCTTGAATGCAGTGCTAAAACCAGAGAAAATGTGCTGCAATGTTTTAAGGAGCTTTCGTTAAAG ATATTAGAGGTACCTAGTCTATTGGAAAATGGATCTGCGGCAGTCAAGCAACATGTTTTAAAACAGAAACAAGAATACAAGGCATTGCATGGAGGTGGTTGCTGCTCCTAA